One window of the Microtus ochrogaster isolate Prairie Vole_2 unplaced genomic scaffold, MicOch1.0 UNK5, whole genome shotgun sequence genome contains the following:
- the Qdpr gene encoding dihydropteridine reductase yields the protein MAASGEARRVLVYGGRGALGSRCVQAFRARNWWVASIDVVENEEANASVIVKMTDSFTEQADQVTAEVGKLLGDQKVDAILCVAGGWAGGNAKSKSLFKNCDLMWKQSMWTSTISSHLATKHLKEGGLLTLAGAKAALDGTPGMIGYGMAKGAVHQLCQSLAGKNSGMPPGAAAIAVLPVTLDTPMNRKSMPEADFSSWTPLEFLVETFHDWITGNKRPNSGSLIQVVTTDGKTELTPAYF from the exons ATGGCGGCTTCGGGCGAGGCGCGCCGGGTGCTGGTGTACGGCGGCAGGGGCGCTCTGGGCTCGCGCTGCGTACAGGCCTTCCGAGCCCGCAACTGG TGGGTCGCCAGCATCGACGTGGTGGAGAATGAAGAGGCCAATGCCAGTGTCATTGTTAAAATGACAGACTCGTTTACAGAGCAGGCTGACCAG GTCACTGCTGAGGTTGGAAAGCTCCTAGGTGATCAGAAGGTGGATGCGATTCTCTGTGTGGCTGGAGGATGGGCTGGGGGCAATGCCAAATCCAAGT CACTCTTTAAAAACTGTGACTTGATGTGGAAGCAAAGTATGTGGACGTCCACCATCTCCAGCCACTTGGCCACAAAGCACCTGAAGGAAGGAGGCCTCTTGACCTTAGCTGGGGCCAAAGCTGCCTTGGATGGCACTCCTG GGATGATCGGCTACGGCATGGCCAAGGGCGCCGTCCATCAGCTCTGCCAGAGCCTTGCCGGGAAGAACAGTGGCATGCCACCCGGGGCTGCTGCCATTGCTGTGCTCCC GGTTACCCTGGATACTCCGATGAACAGGaaatcaatgcctgaggcagacTTCAGCTCCTGGACACCCTTAGAGTTCCTGGTTGA AACATTCCATGACTGGATCACTGGGAATAAGCGGCCGAACTCAGGAAGCCTAATCCAGGTGGTAACCACAGACGGGAAGACAGAGCTTACCCCAGCGTACTTTTAA